The following DNA comes from Rhizobium lusitanum.
TCTCCATGATATGTAAGTGTTGACTATCGAAATCTTCAGACCGTGAAGGCGTCGCGGAAACGGGCAAGCGCCGTCTCGTCATCGCCGGAGGCCCAGGCCTCCATGCCGATCGTGCCGCGATAACCCATATCCTTGAGCGCGCGGGCGATTGCCTTGTAGTTGATCTCTCCGGTGCCTGGCTCCATGCGGCCGGGAACATCCGCCACCTGGATTTCGCCGATATAGGGCAGAGCGCGACGGCACAGCTCGATCAAGTTTCCTTCGCCGATCTGGGCGTGATAAAGATCGAGATTGAGCTTCAATGCCGGTCGGTTTACCGACGAAACGAGCGCAAGCGTATCTTCGGCCTTGGCAAACGGCGTCTTGGGGTGATCGACTGTTTCATTGAGGTTTTCGAGCACGAAGGTGACGCCCTCTTTCTCGCCGAGCTCGGCGATACGGTTAAGCGTGTCGCGCGCCTTGAGCCACATGGCGCCCGTCACCTTATCGGCCTTGACCACCGGCAGGCCCTGGCCGTCGAGACCGGTCCCATGCAGGTTGAGGCGCGGGCAATTGAGCTCCCTGGCGATCGGGATCGATTGCTTTGCAGTTCGCAGCAATTCGTCGGCGCCCTCTTCATCGGCGAGCGTGCCGATCACATAGCCCGTCATCGACGAGAAGATTGCTCCTGATCTAGCAAGGGTGGCGATGTCATGTTTCGTCCAGTCCCAGATCTCGGCGTGAAAGCCGAGTTCGGTGATGCGCTTGAGCCTGTCGACGACAGGAAGCGACTTGAAGACCATCTCGGCGCAGACCGCGAGCGTGAAGGGGGATGAGGCATTCGACGAGCCGTCATTCATGACCGTATTCCATGGTTGATGATTGGGTGAAAGGCGGCGGCCTTTGAAAGCCAATCGAGCGCCGCCTCGGAAGCAAGCCGGCTAGATCGTACCGCCGAGCTCTTCGGACAATTGCTGCAGTTCCTTGCCACCGGCCATGAGGTTCTGAAGCTCATCCATCGCGATATCAGCTTTGGCAAAAGTGCCAAGCGTCTGGCCGCGATTGAGGATGGTGAAGCGGTCCGCCACCGCATAGGCATGGCGGACATTGTGGGTGATGAAAATGACACCCAATCCGTTCTGTCGAACCTGGTGGATGTATTTCAGCACCATCGAGGTTTGCGCCACGCCGAGCGCCGAAGTCGGCTCATCGAGAATGAGGATCTTTGCGCCGAAGTAGACCGCTCGCGCAATCGCCACGCATTGGCGTTCGCCCCCGGACAGAGTGCCTACCGCCTGATTTGGGTCGCGGATATCGATGCCGATCTTGCGCATCTCTTCACGCGTAACATCGTTGCAGTGTGAAAGATCGAGAGAACGGAAAGGGAAGAAGCCTTTGCGAGGCTCCCGTCCCATGAAGAAATTGCGGGTGATCGACATCAGCGGGATCATGGCAAGATCCTGATAGACGGTTGCGATCCCGGCATCGAGCGCGTCGCGCGGACTGCGGAAATTGACGGGCTTACCTTCGACCAGGAACGTACCGCCACTTGGGCGGACGACACCAGAGAGCGTCTTGATCAAAGTGGATTTGCCCGCACCATTGTCTCCGAGGAGACAAAGCACCTCTCCGGCCGATACTTGCATCGACACGCCGTTGAGCGCGATCACGGAGCCGTAATGCTTGATGATATCGGTCACTTCGATGACCGGCGTTCGATTATTGACATCAGACATGATCAGCGCTCCCCGGTAACCTTGCGGCGAATGAAATTATTGAAGAGAACGGCCAGCAGCAGCATCGAGCCCAGAAAGACCTGAAACCAGTCGGAATCGAACTTGGTGTAGGTCAGGCCGATCGAAACCGAACCGAAGATGATCGCACCGAAGAAGGCGCCGATCGCCGAACCGTAACCACCTGTCAGCAAACACCCGCCAATGACGGCGGCAATGATCGCCTCGAATTCTTTCTGAAAACCGCGTCTGGCGTCGGTCGAGCCGGCATCGAGCACGGTGATGATGGCAACCAGAGCCGCCGCACATGCCGTCAGTGCAAACAGGCCGGTCTTGACCCTGTGGACCGGCACGCCGGAGTTTCTCGCCGCGTTGGGATCGCCACCGGCGGCAAAGATCCAGTTGCCGGTACGGGTGCGTAGGAGGACCCAGGTTGCAGCCAAGGCAACCGCGGCGAACCACAATACGGAGACCGGGATGCCCGTGACCTTCGGCATGCCATTGGGGAACTTATCGATCAGGTCGTGATCAGCAAGCCAGACAAAGACTCCTTTCAGCGCATCCCCGGAAAACAGTCCAAGCAGCGGACTGTCTTTGACACGGTCGCCGATGCCGCGAAGCTGCGTTGAGCCGCCTGTCGCCCATTTCAGGCCGACGAGCGTCAGTCCGCGAAGAATGAACAGGAATGCCAGGGTCACGATGAAGGACGGAAGGCGTGTATGAATGACGATCTGCCCATTGATCGCCCCCATGAACGCCGCAAAGAGCATCGTCATGACGATGGCAACCGAAAGCGGCTGACCGAAATTCGTGAGGATGACGCCGAAAATCAGTCCCGCAAAGGCCACCATCGAGCCGATCGAAAGATCGAACTCTCCTCCGATCATCAGAAGTGCCGCCGCGATGGCCAGAATTCCCAGTTGCGATGCCGGCGCCATGATGGTCATCACGCCGGACAACGAAAACATCGTCGAATCTGCGGTGAGAAAGAAAAAGACGATGACAAGAACAAGGCCTGCCACGGCGCCAAGCTCGGGCCGCCGCATCATGTGCGTCAAAAAACTCACTTGTTTGACGCGCTCATCGGGTTTCGGCGCGGCCGCCGTTCTCTGCTCAAGCGAAGCCATAACTCCTCCAACGGGATTGTAATTTAGGGTGGCGGTGCCGCTGCTCGGCAGCCCGCTCTGTCAGCCAAACCCCCTCCCCATCAAAGGGGAGGAGATTCTGGGAGAATGCCTTGCGGCAATTCCGGTCAGCGAATGCCCTTGGCGGAAAGATCCACGACCTGGGCGGCCTTTTCCTTGGTGATAAGGTTCGGGCCGGATGGAACATTGCCCCCCGGGATAAGCCCGTATTTGGCATAGTTGGCCAAGAATACGACCGGCAGATAGCCCTGCAGGAACTGCTGCTGATCGATCGCGAAGGCGGCCTTGCCGTCGGCCACTGCCTTCAGGAAATCGGCTGAAAGGTCGAATGTCGCTACCTTGATCTTACCGGTCATTCCGACATCCTCGACGGCCGCCAGGGTCGGCTCGCCGGCCGTGCCGGCACCAAGCGCCATGACGGTATCGACGGCGGTGTTGGAACTCAGCGCCGCCTTGACCTTCGCACGGACATCTGCCGGATCGTTGCTGACGGGCAGGACGGTGACCTTGCCGCCGAAACCATCGGCAAAGCCCTTGCAGCGCAGGTCGAGCGAAACATTGCCGACCTCCTGGTTCACGCAGATGCCTTCCTTGCCACCCAGCTCATGCAGTTTCGCACCGGCGGCCTTGCCGGCGGTATATTCGTCCTGGCCGACATGCAGAAGCGCGCCCAGTTCCTTTGAAACATCGGAGCCGGAATTGATGGAAATAACCGGGATACCGGCGGCGACAGCCTTCTTGATGGATGGACCGAGTGCCGAGGCGTCCGGAATGGAGACGATAAGTCCGTCGGGCTTCTGGTTGACGGCAGCGTCGATAAGCTGCCCCATCGATACCATGTCAAAGGTTTCCGGAGCACGGTAGTCGACGCTGACACCCATGTCCTTCGCCGCTGCGTTGACGCCGTTCTTGACCACGGACCAGAAAGGATCATTGGCCTGGCCGTGGGTGACGGCAATGATGCGAATATCCGCAGCATTGGCGATTGCCGAAGAGCAGATGAGCGCGGCAGCCATGGCTGCGCTCGCAAGAAGCGATTTCAAGCCGAATTTCATTTTACCCTCCCAAAATAGTCCGCTCTACTGCGGACCTCCCAATGCTACCGGTAGCAATCTCCTTTGCACCCGGTAGCAAGCTCGATAAAACTACTTTATTGTCGACAGAAATCAAGCATCCATTCCATTTTTATTTTTTTGTGGAATATTCATTCCAATTGAGGAGGCAGGCATGCGCAAACGGGCGACGGCGAAAGAGGTGGCGGAAGCCGCCGGCGTATCGAAATGGACCGTCATTCGTGCGTTCACACCCGGTGCATCCATTACGGATGCCAGCCGGCAAAAGGTGATTCAGGCGGCCGAGGCCCTGAATTATTCGCCCAATCTTCTCGCCCGCAGCCTTGCAACGAACATCACCCATCAGGTCGCCGTCTTCATCGACGACTTCACCAATCCGCATAAGCTTCCGGTTCTGGAGATGTTGACCGAGCGGCTGCAGGCGGAGGGCCTGCTGACTGTATTGATCAACATCAACCGTCATTTCGATCACGTTCATGCGTTGATCAATGCAGGCCAGCGGCAGTTCGATGCCGTAATCCTGTTCGGCACGGCCTTTCGCGAGGAAACACTGGGTGATCGACGCCTTGGCCCAGGTTTCCCGCCTATGTTCGTTCTCGCGAGAGACAGCCAAATTCCCGGCATTCCCGCGATCGCCTGCAACGCCGAACTCGCTCTCAGCGAAATCGTCGATTACCTGTTCGACAAGGGATATCGCCGTCCTGGCTTTATGACGGGAGCAAGAACCCTGTCGACGGCGCTTGGCAGGCGCCATCACTATGCCAATTTCTGGCGAGCGAAAGGTATCGAAGGCGTGACGGAACTGGCCGCGGAAAGATACAGCGCCCAGGCCGGCGCCGAGGCGGCCCGCACCTATTTGAGCGCGGTTTCGCCGGCGTCGCGCATCGACGTATTGATGTGTGAAAATGACATTCTGGCACTGGGTGCGATGGATGTGGCCCGGAGCGAATTCGGGCTTGGGATTCCGCAAGACTTGGCGGTCGTCGGCTTCGACAACATCGAACTCGGCGGCGTTCCAGCCTACGAATTGACCAGCTACGAGCAGCCTACCGACAAGATGGTCGATGCCACGGTCGGAATGATCACAGGCAAGCGCGACGCCGAAACGGTTGTCATGCCAGGTCGGCTTGTGCGGAGATCATCGGCATGAAGTATCCCTAAGGATCGGCCAGGAAGCGCTTCGGGATTTGAGTCGAGTCCAGAAAAATGGAGGGCAGCGGTTCATACCCATCAAGGCGGGAGAGACGCTCGCCCCCTGCGCTTCCCAGCACCCATTATTGATTTATGCCACCGTGGATTTAGCGAGCGTTGTCGATTTTGATGGTGACCTCACCGGGTCGGTCAAAGATTGAGACGTCACCTTGGATCTGACCTAAAATCACGATTCCCGGCGGCGGTACGCGCCCTTGTCGATAATAGATGACGAAATCACCCGAATTCCAAAGGCCAAGCGTACCGGCGGAGAACTGGCGCTGACGCGGAGCGGAAGGTAAGGCAGCCGGCAGGTCGCCTGTCTTTTCCTGTCGTAGATGATCGTCCATCTTAATCGTCAACGGCAGCATCCCGTCAAGCGCGCGAGCGGCTGCGTTGTCAGCCAGTTTCGCAGTGACATTGCCCCAGTCGGACGAGATTAAAATACGGTCCTGCGCCAATGCGGATCCTCCAGGCTGCAGCGTCAGGAAACCTGATACCCATATCGCTCTTACGATACTTTTCATGTGTCACCTCTATTCCTCGCGCAGAACTGTTTCCAACCGATCCAAGACAAGCTGCGCGGAGAGCGAGAACACTGAGTTGCCTCGGCCAGAGGTCAGGCAAGGGCCGAGGCGATAGGGAGGTGAAGCGTGACGCCACCAAAGGCGTGACAGGCTCCTTGTTTTTTGTCCTCAGGCTAGGTGTTGATCGAAGAAGCTCTTCAACTTGTCGAACGGAATGAGATCGACGCGGTCGTAAAGATCGACGTGACCTGCGCCCTTGACCCAGACGAGTTCCTTTGGCTCGGACGCACGCTTGAAGGCGTCTTCACTGAATTCCTTCGAGTGCGCCTGGTCCCCCGAAATAAACAGCATCGGCCGCGGGGAGATCGTCTCTATATCGTTGAACGGGTAGAAGTTCGAGAACTTGACCACACTGCTCATCGTTGGCTTGGTGGTCGTCTGCTTTGTTGCACCTGCCGGGGTGAACTCGCCGCGCGGAGTGCGGTAGAAGTCAAAAAACTCGCGCTGGACAGGATCGGTGTCGGCCGTCAGCTCCAGAGTGGTGCCGCCGATATATTGGATGTCTGCCCCGTCGGCCTCGGCCCAACGCTGCTCGGCAGCGGCGGCAATGAACTGCTTGCGCTGCTCGACGCTCTGCGAATGATTGAGCGCGTTACGGAACGCCGAACCCATATCGTACATGCTGACGGTGGCGACGGCCTTGATGCGCGGGTCGATCTTGGCGGCGCTGACGACGAAGCTACCGCTGCCGCAGACACCGATCGCACCGATATTCTGCCGATCGACGAACGGATGCGAGCCAAGGAAGTCGACGCCGGCGCTGAATGCCTCGGCGTAAACCTCGGGAGAAACGAGGTTGCGTGACTGGCCTTCGCTTTCCCCCAAAATGGCAGATCGATGGACATTGCGACAAAACCCTGTTCGGCCATTTTGGTAGCGTAGAGATTGGCGCTCTGCTCCTTCACGGCCCCCATCGGATGTCCGACGATGATCGCCGGATTCTTCGTCGCACGGTCAAGATCTTTGGGAAGGAACAGATTGCCAGCGACATTCATTTGATACTGGGTCTTGAACGTAACCTTCTGCACGGTCACGCGGTCGCTGGTGTAGAAATTGGACGCGCCGTTGGACATGTCTTGAGCCTTTGCAATTGTCGTGTCGAAAATGGCCATCGCCCCGAGTGCCGCGACACCGGCGCCGGTCATCTTGAGCAGGTGGCGGCGATCGATGCCGGTGTTCGAGATCTGTGGGTCTTCTTGGTTTGCTTTGTCAGTCATCTGCACGTCTCCTTGAGTGGTGATGCGATGGAAATAGATCGGGATAAGGCGATGCTGATCTGTCAGCGGCGTGTGGAACGCCATGCGGCCACAGTGAGAAGGGATGAGCCGGCCAGCAGAACAGCGGCGAACAGGAAGGTGGTCCACCAGCCGGAGCTGTCGAACAGGACCCCGCCGATAGACGCGCCCAGGGTGATCGCGAGTTGGATTGTCGCCACTTGCAGCCCGCCACCTGCTTCGGCGTCGTCGGGCATCGTTCGGCTCAGCCATGTGCCCCAGCCAACAGGGGCGGCCGTGCCGAACAGACCCCAGCCCATCAGAAGGACGGCAGTCATTGTTGAGGACGATCCGAATACGATCAGTCCTAGTGCAATCAAGGCCATGATCACCGGGATTGCGCCAAGAATGCTGAACAGCCGCTTTTGAAGCAGATGACTGACGATGTAAGTCCCTGCGACTCCCGCCAGGCCCATCAATAGGAGCAGGAGAGAAAGGGTCGAAATCGAGACCGCCGTTACTGTTTCCAGGAATGGGCGAAGGTATGTGAACAATGCAAACTGGCCCATGAAGAGTAGCATGATCGAAGCCATGCCGATTGTGACCTGCGGACGGAGAAGCAGCCGGAAGACATTGGATGACCCCTCGTTGCGGCGCGGAGGCAGAGACGGCAGGCTGATCCACTGCCAAACCAAAGCCAAAAGCGCCAGCGGAACAACGGCAAAGAACGCGCCGCGCCAGCCGATATAGCTGCCGAGCAAGCTTCCCAGAGGTGCTGCGATCGTCGCCGCGATGGCATTGCCAGCGTTCAGCATCGCCAGGCCCTTGGGAACGGCGTTTTCTGGAACCAGTCGCATGATGATAGACGTCGACATCGACCAGAAGCCGCCGATGGCGATGCCCAGCATGGCGCGCCCGACCATCAGCACGAGATAGTTCGGCGCAAATGTGACGATCGTTCCCGAGATCACCAGGATTAGTGAGAACGACGCGAGAACCATCCGCCTGTCCAGCCGTCGCGTCAGACCTGCCACAAAGATGCTGGTGAGGACGGCGAAGATGCCGGAGATCGAGATCGCCTGGCCGGCGCGGCCTTCGGTGACGCCCAGTTCTGTGGCGATCGGCGACAGTAGGCTGACCGGCATGAACTCTGAGGCAATCAGGACGGCGACACACAGGGCCATGGAAATGACCGCCCCCCAGGCTGCGGTTGGTACAGCCGAGCTGGCGGCTGTCGCGCCCCCGGGTTCGATGTCGTTATTGTTAAAGTCGGATCGCGTGAGAGCTTGCTGTGTCATGGCGGCAATATATGTCGGGCGCACTTCGAAGATTAGCCATTGCAATTCGCTTTGACTTATCGATCTATGACATCAATTAAAGATGTCATGAGGCGACCATGAAGCGAGAAGATCTGAACGACATGCTCTGGTTCCTGGCGGTCGCAGAGGAGCGGAGCTTTACCAAAGCGGCGGCGAAGCTCGGCACGTCGCAATCCACGATCAGTCATACGATCAAGAAGCTCGAAGCCCGGATGGGTCTGCGCCTTCTGACACGCACCACGCGCAATGTCTCTCCGACGGAGGCGGGTGAGAGGCTGATTCGCTCGCTTGCACCTCGGATCGAGGAGCTCGAGTCAGAAATCGATGAGCTGATGGAAATCAGGGATAAGCCGGCGGGGACTGTCAGGATAACTCTGTCGGATTACGCTCAGGAAAGCGTTGTTTGGCCAAAACTACGCCCTCTCTTGCGCCAGTTTCCTGACATCAAAGTCGAGCTGAACAGCGACAATGGGTTCCGAAACATCGTGGAAGAGAAGTTCGATGCTGGCGTGCGCTTGGGCGAGAGTGTCGACAAGGATATGATCGCGGTCCGGATCGGCCCTGACTGGCGTTTGGTCGCGGTAGCCTCTCCCGAATATCTTAAGGCGCGAACCGCTCCAAAGACGCCCCAAGATCTGGTCGGTCATGACTGCATCAACCATCGGCAAGCTCGGGCTGGCGGCCTATATGCATGGGAGTTCGAAAAGGATGGTCGGGAAGTCCGGGTGCGTGTCAATGGACAACTGACGTTCAACACGTCCTATGCGATGATCGATGCGGCAATTGCGGGGTACGGTATCGCCTATGTGCCCGAAACTCTCGTCGAGCAAGAGCGCGCAACGGGGCGACTGATACAGATCCTCGACGACTGGTCTCCCATGTTTCCGGGCTATTACCTGTTCTATCCCAGCAGACGGCAGAATTCGCCTGCGTTCAAGGTCGTGGTCGACGCGCTGCGCGTTAGATGAGCGTGCAGATTTCTGGTGCTGCCATAAGGTATCAGAGCACCGTAAAGTTAACTTGCCGGTGAAATCCCCAGGCGATCCGCCGGTTGGTTTGGCGATAAATGGCATCTGGACGAGATGGTCATCACCATTGCCGGCAAGAAACATTGGCTATGGCGGGCTGTCGATCAGGATGGCTTCGTTCGCGACGTGCTGATGCGAAGCCGCCACAATTCAAAGGCCTGAATAACCGAGCGGAGCAT
Coding sequences within:
- a CDS encoding TIM barrel protein; the encoded protein is MNDGSSNASSPFTLAVCAEMVFKSLPVVDRLKRITELGFHAEIWDWTKHDIATLARSGAIFSSMTGYVIGTLADEEGADELLRTAKQSIPIARELNCPRLNLHGTGLDGQGLPVVKADKVTGAMWLKARDTLNRIAELGEKEGVTFVLENLNETVDHPKTPFAKAEDTLALVSSVNRPALKLNLDLYHAQIGEGNLIELCRRALPYIGEIQVADVPGRMEPGTGEINYKAIARALKDMGYRGTIGMEAWASGDDETALARFRDAFTV
- a CDS encoding ATP-binding cassette domain-containing protein, coding for MSDVNNRTPVIEVTDIIKHYGSVIALNGVSMQVSAGEVLCLLGDNGAGKSTLIKTLSGVVRPSGGTFLVEGKPVNFRSPRDALDAGIATVYQDLAMIPLMSITRNFFMGREPRKGFFPFRSLDLSHCNDVTREEMRKIGIDIRDPNQAVGTLSGGERQCVAIARAVYFGAKILILDEPTSALGVAQTSMVLKYIHQVRQNGLGVIFITHNVRHAYAVADRFTILNRGQTLGTFAKADIAMDELQNLMAGGKELQQLSEELGGTI
- a CDS encoding ABC transporter permease, giving the protein MASLEQRTAAAPKPDERVKQVSFLTHMMRRPELGAVAGLVLVIVFFFLTADSTMFSLSGVMTIMAPASQLGILAIAAALLMIGGEFDLSIGSMVAFAGLIFGVILTNFGQPLSVAIVMTMLFAAFMGAINGQIVIHTRLPSFIVTLAFLFILRGLTLVGLKWATGGSTQLRGIGDRVKDSPLLGLFSGDALKGVFVWLADHDLIDKFPNGMPKVTGIPVSVLWFAAVALAATWVLLRTRTGNWIFAAGGDPNAARNSGVPVHRVKTGLFALTACAAALVAIITVLDAGSTDARRGFQKEFEAIIAAVIGGCLLTGGYGSAIGAFFGAIIFGSVSIGLTYTKFDSDWFQVFLGSMLLLAVLFNNFIRRKVTGER
- a CDS encoding sugar ABC transporter substrate-binding protein, which codes for MKFGLKSLLASAAMAAALICSSAIANAADIRIIAVTHGQANDPFWSVVKNGVNAAAKDMGVSVDYRAPETFDMVSMGQLIDAAVNQKPDGLIVSIPDASALGPSIKKAVAAGIPVISINSGSDVSKELGALLHVGQDEYTAGKAAGAKLHELGGKEGICVNQEVGNVSLDLRCKGFADGFGGKVTVLPVSNDPADVRAKVKAALSSNTAVDTVMALGAGTAGEPTLAAVEDVGMTGKIKVATFDLSADFLKAVADGKAAFAIDQQQFLQGYLPVVFLANYAKYGLIPGGNVPSGPNLITKEKAAQVVDLSAKGIR
- a CDS encoding LacI family DNA-binding transcriptional regulator; protein product: MRKRATAKEVAEAAGVSKWTVIRAFTPGASITDASRQKVIQAAEALNYSPNLLARSLATNITHQVAVFIDDFTNPHKLPVLEMLTERLQAEGLLTVLININRHFDHVHALINAGQRQFDAVILFGTAFREETLGDRRLGPGFPPMFVLARDSQIPGIPAIACNAELALSEIVDYLFDKGYRRPGFMTGARTLSTALGRRHHYANFWRAKGIEGVTELAAERYSAQAGAEAARTYLSAVSPASRIDVLMCENDILALGAMDVARSEFGLGIPQDLAVVGFDNIELGGVPAYELTSYEQPTDKMVDATVGMITGKRDAETVVMPGRLVRRSSA
- a CDS encoding cyclophilin-like fold protein, which translates into the protein MKSIVRAIWVSGFLTLQPGGSALAQDRILISSDWGNVTAKLADNAAARALDGMLPLTIKMDDHLRQEKTGDLPAALPSAPRQRQFSAGTLGLWNSGDFVIYYRQGRVPPPGIVILGQIQGDVSIFDRPGEVTIKIDNAR
- a CDS encoding MFS transporter; protein product: MALCVAVLIASEFMPVSLLSPIATELGVTEGRAGQAISISGIFAVLTSIFVAGLTRRLDRRMVLASFSLILVISGTIVTFAPNYLVLMVGRAMLGIAIGGFWSMSTSIIMRLVPENAVPKGLAMLNAGNAIAATIAAPLGSLLGSYIGWRGAFFAVVPLALLALVWQWISLPSLPPRRNEGSSNVFRLLLRPQVTIGMASIMLLFMGQFALFTYLRPFLETVTAVSISTLSLLLLLMGLAGVAGTYIVSHLLQKRLFSILGAIPVIMALIALGLIVFGSSSTMTAVLLMGWGLFGTAAPVGWGTWLSRTMPDDAEAGGGLQVATIQLAITLGASIGGVLFDSSGWWTTFLFAAVLLAGSSLLTVAAWRSTRR
- a CDS encoding LysR family transcriptional regulator, with protein sequence MKREDLNDMLWFLAVAEERSFTKAAAKLGTSQSTISHTIKKLEARMGLRLLTRTTRNVSPTEAGERLIRSLAPRIEELESEIDELMEIRDKPAGTVRITLSDYAQESVVWPKLRPLLRQFPDIKVELNSDNGFRNIVEEKFDAGVRLGESVDKDMIAVRIGPDWRLVAVASPEYLKARTAPKTPQDLVGHDCINHRQARAGGLYAWEFEKDGREVRVRVNGQLTFNTSYAMIDAAIAGYGIAYVPETLVEQERATGRLIQILDDWSPMFPGYYLFYPSRRQNSPAFKVVVDALRVR